One window of the Rosa rugosa chromosome 3, drRosRugo1.1, whole genome shotgun sequence genome contains the following:
- the LOC133739523 gene encoding TOM1-like protein 2, producing MDKFNLAQLGNLGEKLVTSGAQMGRMVSGKVKEILATPTPESRMIDEATLETMEEPNWGLNLRICAMINSEEFSGSEVVRVIKRKISGKNVVTQRLSLDLLEACTMNCEKVFSEVASEKVLDEMLRMIDNPQTDSENRRRAMQLIRAWGESQDLAYLPVFRQTYMILREKGAHPVAQGGTSPSLQSSLESYMEEPLPPPERYPVPDTGFHDASDREFRYNYLSVEEKKEYLVVTRNSLELLSSILNTETDPKPLKEELTMNMLEKCKESQPVIQRIIETTTDDEGMLFEALFLHEELQQVISKYQELEASQNSGGQQLENPDATRPEGSEAAQNGELPVSSNPPEREDLDNSQKHGGKLPEYSNDSEVGPSAPLGIHSETKIADSVQEGTPPSISEKVGH from the exons ATGGACAAGTTTAATTTAGCTCAGTTGGGTAACTTGGGCGAGAAATTGGTGACGAGTGGAGCTCAAATGGGTCGGATGGTTAGTGGCAAAGTGAAGGAGATTCTGGCTACCCCGACTCCGGAATCGAGGATGATTGATGAGGCCACCTTGGAGACAATGGAGGAGCCCAATTGGGGCTTGAATTTGAGGATATGTGCTATGATTAACAGTGAGGAGTTTAGTGGGTCGGAAGTTGTGAGGGTTATAAAGAGGAAGATTTCGGGGAAGAATGTTGTGACACAGAGGCTGAGTCTTGACTTGTTGGAGGCGTGTACTATGAATTGCGAGAAGGTGTTCTCGGAGGTTGCGTCGGAGAAGGTGTTGGATGAGATGCTTAGGATGATTGATAATCCACAGACTGATAGCGAAAATAGACGCAGGGCTATGCAGTTGATAAGGGCTTGGGGAGAGTCTCAGGATCTTGCATATCTACCTGTATTTCGTCAGACTTACATG ATCTTGAGAGAAAAAGGAGCACATCCAGTAGCACAAGGAGGGACTTCGCCCTCGTTGCAATCTAGCTTGGAATCATACATGGAAGAGCCTCTGCCTCCCCCGGAAAGATACCCTGTACCTGACACAGGATTTCATGATGCAAGTGACCGTGAATTTCGCTATAACTACCTGTCAgttgaggaaaaaaaagaatatcTTGTTGTAACTCGCAATAGCCTGGAGCTGCTGTCTAGTATTTTGAATACTGAAACAGATCCAAAACCTTTGAAG GAAGAACTAACCATGAACATGCTGGAAAAGTGCAAGGAGTCTCAGCCTGTTATTCAGAGGATTATAGAAACCACTACTGATGATGAAGGGATGCTCTTTGAGGCACTATTTCTTCATGAAGAACTTCAACAAGTTATTTCCAAGTATCAGGAGTTGGAAGCTTCTCAAAACTCTGGAGGCCAACAGCTCGAAAACCCGGATGCCACCAGGCCTGAGGGGTCAGAAGCGGCTCAAAATGGAGAACTACCAGTAAGCTCTAACCCCCCTGAGCGTGAGGATTTAGATAACAGCCAAAAACATGGTGGTAAACTGCCTGAATATTCCAATGATTCTGAAGTTGGCCCATCAGCTCCTCTGGGAATTCATAGTGAAACCAAAATAGCAGATTCTGTACAAGAAGGCACTCCTCCGTCTATCAGTGAAAAAGTTGGCCATTGA